A portion of the Acidisarcina polymorpha genome contains these proteins:
- a CDS encoding NADP-dependent isocitrate dehydrogenase, whose product MQNSYNGFPLPEGGEAIQYAGGKFQIPNHPIIPFIEGDGTGRDIWRASQRVFDAAVEKAYGGKRSVKWYEIYAGEKAYRQFGTWLPDESVNAARDLRVSIKGPLTTPVGGGIRSLNVALRQILDLYACVRPVKYYSGVPSPVKHPEKLDIVLFRENTEDVYAGIEFKQGTEDAKRIIDFLNKDLLKNTKKRVREDSGVGIKPISIFGTKRLVRYAIKHALESGRKTVTLVHKGNIQKFTEGAFREWGYEVAVDEFRDSVVTERESWILGNKDANADLSVEQNAALIEPGLEFGSDDFRKELYAEVKHVLETIGATHGNGKWKQKLLINDRIADSIFQQIIIRPEDYSVLAAPNLNGDYISDAAAAQVGGLGIAPGANIGDGYAVFEATHGTAPKYADKDVINPGSVLLSGVMMFEFLGWGEAAKLIESSLEKTIQQKFVTYDFERQMQGATKAKTSEFATRMIENM is encoded by the coding sequence ATGCAAAACAGTTATAACGGTTTCCCTTTGCCGGAAGGCGGCGAGGCCATCCAGTACGCCGGCGGCAAGTTCCAAATACCCAATCATCCGATCATTCCATTCATCGAAGGCGATGGAACGGGCCGCGACATTTGGCGTGCTTCGCAGCGGGTCTTCGATGCAGCGGTCGAAAAGGCTTACGGCGGCAAGCGCTCCGTGAAGTGGTACGAGATCTACGCAGGAGAGAAGGCCTATCGGCAATTCGGAACATGGCTTCCGGATGAATCAGTGAACGCGGCGCGCGACCTCCGCGTCTCGATCAAAGGGCCACTCACAACCCCCGTCGGCGGCGGCATTCGCTCATTGAATGTGGCGCTTCGGCAGATTCTCGATTTATATGCCTGCGTCCGGCCGGTGAAGTATTACTCCGGCGTTCCGAGCCCGGTAAAACATCCGGAGAAGCTCGACATCGTTCTATTCCGAGAGAACACCGAAGACGTTTACGCCGGCATCGAGTTCAAACAGGGAACCGAAGATGCCAAGCGCATCATCGATTTCCTCAACAAGGACCTGCTGAAAAACACCAAGAAGCGCGTCCGTGAGGATTCGGGGGTTGGCATCAAGCCTATCTCCATCTTCGGAACCAAGCGGCTGGTTCGCTACGCCATCAAACACGCGCTTGAGTCCGGACGGAAGACCGTGACGCTGGTCCACAAGGGAAATATCCAGAAGTTTACCGAAGGCGCTTTTCGTGAATGGGGATACGAGGTCGCGGTCGACGAGTTCCGTGATTCCGTCGTCACCGAGCGAGAGAGCTGGATCCTCGGCAACAAGGATGCGAATGCCGACCTCAGCGTCGAGCAGAACGCCGCCTTGATCGAGCCCGGACTCGAGTTCGGCTCCGACGACTTTCGTAAAGAACTCTACGCCGAAGTGAAGCACGTGCTCGAGACGATCGGCGCTACCCATGGCAACGGCAAATGGAAGCAGAAACTCCTGATCAATGACCGGATCGCCGATTCGATCTTTCAGCAAATTATTATTCGTCCTGAAGACTACAGCGTTCTCGCCGCGCCCAATCTGAACGGCGATTATATTTCGGACGCAGCCGCGGCCCAGGTCGGCGGACTTGGCATCGCTCCTGGAGCCAACATCGGCGACGGCTACGCGGTCTTCGAGGCGACTCACGGCACCGCGCCAAAGTATGCCGACAAGGATGTGATCAATCCGGGATCGGTCTTGCTTTCCGGAGTGATGATGTTTGAGTTTCTCGGTTGGGGCGAGGCTGCGAAGCTGATTGAGTCCTCGCTGGAAAAGACCATCCAGCAGAAGTTCGTGACCTACGACTTCGAACGCCAGATGCAAGGGGCGACCAAGGCCAAGACCAGCGAATTCGCAACAAGAATGATTGAGAACATGTGA
- a CDS encoding beta-N-acetylhexosaminidase, translated as MKHFSLLASTALALMLTSHLAIAATELPALMPLPSTISQGDGSFPLTASFTVAYATPPDERLTAAVNRTLTRMQYSSGVALAHAAVVPSAGSLTISVSGPDAAVQGVDDDESYHLAVTAQGIQLASTTVVGALHGLETLLQLATFRDGHAIIPAVTIDDQPRFRWRGLMIDVARHFEPVEVIKRNLDAMALVKLNVFHWHLSDDQGFRAESKRFPKLTAEGSHGEFYTQEEMREVVAYAHARGIRVVPEFDMPGHTLSWQVAYPDIGSTSGPFSLPDRFGIHDEALDPTRESTYKFLDALVGEMAAIFPDAYFHIGGDESNGNAWRSNPKIVAFMKSHDIKDTDALQVYFNSKLLKIVAKHGKHMIGWDEVFTPGLPKDIVIESWRGQESLSKAAAQGYQGILAAPYYLDGMATAEKHFLADPVPADTQLTPEQQKSVLGGEVAMWAEQINPQTIDSRIWPRAAAIAERFWSPQSDRDVESMYTRLWPVSLQLETVGLTHISGPQKMLRNLAQSQQPADLDTLASVLEPVSFHERYQGQHTDARTPLDRLVDAVVPDPPSRFEMSRSVNEALADGAAAGSAREVLRQRFQSWVDAAATLNTLISLSPRMADAAPRVQQLAQLGQTGLQALKALPGKTAPAGWREQQTQIINEAAKSVALTRFTFLLSLQKLVDAAGGAIQ; from the coding sequence TTGAAGCATTTTTCACTGCTGGCCTCGACTGCTCTCGCTCTCATGCTGACTTCTCACCTGGCGATCGCCGCTACCGAACTCCCCGCATTGATGCCGCTGCCTTCGACGATCAGCCAGGGCGATGGGAGTTTCCCGTTGACGGCCAGTTTCACGGTTGCGTATGCGACCCCGCCCGATGAGCGGCTGACTGCTGCAGTGAACAGGACGCTGACGCGGATGCAATACAGCTCAGGCGTCGCGTTGGCGCATGCGGCAGTAGTCCCGTCCGCGGGAAGTTTGACCATCAGCGTCAGTGGGCCTGATGCCGCCGTGCAAGGTGTCGACGACGATGAGTCCTATCACCTGGCGGTGACCGCACAAGGCATCCAACTCGCCTCAACAACGGTCGTTGGCGCGTTGCACGGCCTCGAAACGCTTCTGCAACTCGCAACATTTCGCGACGGCCACGCCATTATTCCTGCGGTGACTATCGATGATCAGCCGCGCTTTCGTTGGCGCGGCCTGATGATCGATGTCGCCCGTCACTTCGAGCCGGTCGAGGTCATCAAGCGCAATCTCGATGCTATGGCATTGGTGAAGCTGAATGTCTTTCACTGGCATTTGAGCGACGATCAGGGTTTCCGCGCCGAGAGCAAGCGCTTTCCGAAGTTGACCGCAGAGGGCTCGCATGGCGAGTTCTACACGCAGGAGGAGATGCGCGAGGTTGTCGCCTATGCCCACGCACGAGGCATTCGGGTGGTGCCGGAGTTCGATATGCCAGGCCACACATTAAGCTGGCAAGTTGCCTATCCGGATATTGGCAGCACCTCCGGACCGTTCTCGCTTCCCGACCGGTTCGGCATTCATGATGAGGCTCTCGATCCTACTCGCGAGAGCACTTACAAGTTCCTTGATGCACTTGTCGGCGAGATGGCAGCGATCTTCCCGGATGCTTATTTCCATATCGGCGGGGATGAAAGTAATGGCAATGCCTGGCGGTCCAATCCGAAAATCGTCGCCTTTATGAAATCGCACGATATTAAGGATACTGACGCCTTGCAGGTGTACTTCAATAGCAAGCTGCTGAAGATCGTCGCCAAGCATGGCAAGCACATGATCGGCTGGGATGAAGTCTTTACTCCCGGATTGCCGAAGGACATCGTGATCGAATCGTGGCGAGGCCAGGAGTCGCTCTCGAAGGCAGCCGCACAAGGGTATCAGGGCATTCTCGCCGCACCCTACTATCTCGACGGGATGGCCACGGCGGAAAAGCATTTCCTCGCTGACCCGGTTCCAGCCGACACCCAGTTAACGCCGGAGCAACAGAAGAGCGTGCTCGGCGGCGAAGTGGCAATGTGGGCCGAGCAGATCAATCCGCAAACCATCGACTCGCGTATCTGGCCGCGGGCAGCGGCTATCGCCGAACGATTCTGGTCCCCGCAGAGCGATCGCGATGTCGAAAGCATGTATACGCGGTTGTGGCCGGTTTCCTTGCAGCTGGAGACAGTTGGCTTGACCCACATCTCCGGCCCGCAGAAGATGCTGCGGAACCTCGCGCAGTCGCAACAGCCGGCCGATCTGGACACACTCGCATCAGTTCTCGAACCGGTCAGCTTTCATGAACGGTACCAGGGACAACATACCGATGCGCGAACCCCGCTCGACCGGCTAGTCGACGCCGTGGTGCCCGATCCGCCTTCGCGATTTGAGATGTCGCGGTCGGTCAATGAAGCGCTGGCCGACGGAGCAGCGGCAGGGTCAGCGCGAGAAGTATTGCGGCAACGTTTTCAGTCTTGGGTGGATGCGGCAGCGACACTGAATACGCTGATAAGCCTATCGCCCAGAATGGCCGACGCCGCCCCCAGGGTGCAGCAGCTTGCTCAGCTTGGCCAAACAGGCTTGCAGGCCCTCAAGGCGCTCCCCGGCAAGACCGCGCCTGCTGGCTGGAGGGAACAGCAGACGCAAATCATCAACGAAGCAGCCAAGTCCGTCGCGCTCACTCGCTTCACTTTCCTACTATCCCTTCAGAAACTCGTTGATGCAGCGGGAGGCGCAATCCAGTGA